In Daphnia magna isolate NIES linkage group LG7, ASM2063170v1.1, whole genome shotgun sequence, a single genomic region encodes these proteins:
- the LOC123474455 gene encoding uncharacterized protein LOC123474455 yields the protein MCGIDRSKVVREIQLHANHGKSLGRRAIKKFKGKESPESPVATIRHRGRRLKFPVLTTDETREATLELYKEAQATHYGAVVKSFKAGKTEVPHELRKLGLTWDDKDELIRCRGRHLNWMEYNKKAALILLPVEHIITRRLIEQTHLRLKHTGVKTMMGALRTDFWIPKMRQTIKKEASKCTRCQRMDSRHFDEIPAPLPLDRLQMSNPFTITGVDFAGPFPVESPANSGHKTKVFVCLFTCAVTRAVHLEVTTDKEIFTFIFALRRFFARREYPRTLYSDNAGTFTLAAKYLRAAYRDSRVFNTLVDLNIKWRFSPSLAPWWGGFWERMVQTVKRLLYKTYGSDCMEYDLFQTVLTEIEDTINTRPLTYVAEDDMEPLTPKQLVTGYRPASPSR from the coding sequence ATGTGCGGTATCGATCGAAGCAAAGTGGTACGAGAGATTCAGCTCCATGCGAACCATGGTAAGAGTCTTGGCCGAAGAGCGATAAAGAAGTTCAAAGGCAAAGAAAGTCCGGAAAGCCCGGTTGCAACGATCAGACACCGGGGGAGGAGGTTGAAGTTCCCCGTGTTGACCACAGATGAAACTCGAGAGGCAACGCTCGAGCTTTACAAAGAAGCCCAGGCGACTCACTACGGAGCAGTGGTGAAGAGCTTTAAAGCTGGGAAAACAGAGGTCCCACATGAGTTGAGAAAACTCGGTCTCACGTGGGACGACAAAGACGAGTTGATCAGGTGTCGAGGCCGGCATCTAAATTGGATGgaatataataaaaaagcaGCGCTCATTCTGCTACCGGTCGAACACATCATAACCAGAAGACTGATTGAACAGACGCATCTTCGGTTGAAACATACCGGAGTGAAAACCATGATGGGGGCACTCAGAACGGATTTCTGGATTCCGAAGATGCGGCAGACCATCAAAAAAGAGGCGAGTAAGTGCACGAGATGCCAGAGAATGGACTCGAGGCACTTCGATGAGATACCGGCGCCTCTACCGTTGGACCGCCTGCAAATGTCGAACCCGTTTACGATAACGGGGGTAGATTTCGCAGGCCCGTTCCCAGTGGAGTCGCCGGCAAATAGCGGCCACAAGACGAAGGTATTCGTGTGTCTCTTCACCTGTGCCGTAACAAGAGCTGTTCATCTCGAAGTTACGACTGACAAGGAGATTTTCACGTTTATCTTCGCGCTGAGACGATTCTTTGCACGGAGAGAGTACCCCAGGACGCTCTACTCCGATAATGCAGGAACGTTCACGTTGGCCGCTAAGTACCTGAGAGCAGCGTACAGAGACAGCAGGGTGTTTAACACACTGGTTGATCTCAACATAAAGTGGAGATTTTCTCCGAGTCTGGCCCCTTGGTGGGGCGGATTCTGGGAAAGGATGGTGCAGACCGTCAAACGGCTGCTATACAAAACGTACGGAAGCGATTGTATGGAGTACGATCTATTCCAGACGGTGTTGACAGAGATCGAAGACACCATCAACACCAGACCGTTGACATATGTAGCAGAAGATGATATGGAGCCGCTAACGCCCAAGCAATTGGTCACAGGCTACCGACCAGCATCACCCAGTCGATGA